The following coding sequences are from one Gemmatimonadota bacterium window:
- a CDS encoding HD domain-containing protein, producing MPTLRVTPGESVGFLGQSQPTSACHQSTSSTRPGVPSLSLRFSRFQGYVVSCVRHHHERWDGRGYPDGIAGMDIPLGARIITIADTIDAMTTNRPYRGALSLEAVVSELNKCRGGQFDAELVELTVNSVTVRRLICDPSLVPEYLPSPKSVIARARRFGAAPP from the coding sequence ATCCCTACACTTCGGGTCACTCCCGGCGAGTCTGTGGGCTTTCTCGGGCAATCGCAACCGACCTCGGCTTGCCACCAGAGCACATCGAGCACTCGGCCAGGAGTGCCGAGCTTGTCTCTTCGTTTCTCTCGCTTCCAGGGATACGTCGTTTCTTGTGTGCGTCATCACCACGAGCGTTGGGACGGCCGCGGCTATCCAGATGGTATTGCGGGCATGGACATCCCGCTCGGCGCGCGGATCATCACGATCGCAGACACCATCGATGCGATGACGACGAATCGGCCATACCGTGGCGCGCTCTCGCTCGAAGCGGTAGTCTCGGAACTCAACAAGTGTCGCGGTGGACAATTCGACGCAGAATTGGTGGAGCTGACCGTGAACTCGGTCACCGTTCGTCGATTGATTTGTGATCCTTCTTTGGTGCCTGAATACCTGCCTTCCCCAAAATCCGTAATCGCTCGGGCGCGCCGCTTCGGCGCGGCACCTCCCTGA
- a CDS encoding diguanylate cyclase, translating into MHLAIDPSRCVACLACVRACPTDAIALPPEARVVEIVEENCISCGECIPSCPHQAISASGAVDRALAIAEGGNGALILAPEAVVHFHPASPEQLVNACYEAGFRLVSRGVIGDELVAQQYLKLWEDPDWGTLIRSTDPVAVAAITAHYPELVPYLAPVTYPCVAEARFLRRLHGDSLPVVYAGVSAPGGTVPELDALLSFADLEQLFALREVRPETLPRTHSRVPPETRRHMSVAGGLPLEMVVSGSSRGRRLLAVRGLENVPALSRAVGHDRIDLGFVDFLSHPGALGHPAAGPKDELFRRRMLVQQYELPRSRQPVVPDQPDVQVGAAFAFGHRREQAEPAAVLTILEAIGTGPNGKAWDCRACGYPTCHRFAQAAALGRASLRQCVPWLSKRAEDASRDASTDALTGLASYRSLQQRLSHEMERSKRSGDSFAVLFIDLDRLKELNDRYGHERGNTVLRSVADEIRKTIRATDLAARYGGDEFVVLLTRTDRAGALRVADALRDRIEQSGRRLGFLAGQITASVGVAEYDPAHPNEGPLLEQADRALYLAKSAGRNTVA; encoded by the coding sequence TTGCACCTCGCCATTGACCCCTCGCGTTGCGTCGCTTGTCTGGCCTGCGTTCGCGCTTGCCCGACCGATGCGATTGCCCTCCCGCCCGAGGCGCGTGTGGTCGAAATCGTCGAGGAGAACTGCATCAGTTGCGGCGAGTGCATCCCCTCCTGTCCCCATCAGGCGATCTCAGCCTCAGGAGCGGTGGATCGGGCACTGGCGATCGCCGAGGGCGGGAACGGGGCACTGATCCTCGCTCCGGAGGCGGTGGTCCATTTTCATCCAGCCTCGCCCGAGCAGCTGGTCAATGCCTGTTACGAGGCGGGGTTCCGGTTGGTCTCCCGGGGGGTCATCGGCGACGAGCTGGTGGCGCAGCAATACCTCAAGTTGTGGGAGGATCCCGACTGGGGGACGCTCATCCGGAGCACCGATCCGGTCGCGGTGGCGGCCATTACGGCCCACTATCCCGAGCTGGTCCCCTATCTGGCCCCCGTGACCTACCCGTGCGTGGCCGAGGCGCGATTCCTGCGTCGTTTGCATGGGGATTCCCTCCCGGTCGTGTATGCCGGGGTGAGTGCCCCAGGGGGCACGGTCCCCGAGCTCGACGCCCTGCTCTCCTTTGCGGACCTCGAGCAGCTCTTTGCCTTGCGGGAAGTCCGGCCGGAGACGCTGCCACGGACCCATTCCCGGGTCCCGCCCGAAACACGCCGTCACATGTCGGTCGCGGGCGGGTTGCCGTTGGAGATGGTGGTGAGCGGCTCGTCGCGCGGGCGGCGGTTGCTGGCGGTCCGGGGGCTGGAGAATGTGCCGGCGCTGTCGCGGGCGGTGGGGCACGACCGGATCGACCTCGGCTTCGTGGACTTCCTCTCCCATCCCGGCGCCTTGGGCCATCCGGCGGCGGGGCCCAAGGACGAGCTCTTTCGGCGGCGGATGTTGGTCCAGCAGTACGAGCTGCCGCGGAGTCGGCAGCCGGTGGTGCCGGACCAGCCGGATGTGCAGGTGGGGGCGGCGTTCGCCTTCGGGCATCGGCGGGAGCAGGCCGAGCCGGCGGCGGTGCTGACGATTCTCGAGGCGATCGGGACGGGACCGAACGGGAAGGCCTGGGATTGTCGGGCCTGCGGATATCCCACCTGTCATCGCTTCGCCCAGGCGGCGGCATTGGGCCGCGCCTCGCTGCGGCAGTGCGTGCCGTGGTTGTCGAAGCGGGCCGAGGATGCGTCGCGCGATGCGAGCACGGACGCCCTGACGGGATTGGCGAGCTATCGCTCGTTGCAGCAGCGGTTGTCGCACGAGATGGAGCGGAGCAAGCGGAGTGGTGATTCCTTCGCGGTGCTCTTCATCGATCTCGATCGACTCAAGGAGTTGAACGATCGGTACGGCCATGAACGTGGCAACACGGTGCTGCGTAGTGTGGCTGACGAGATCCGGAAGACGATCCGGGCGACCGACCTGGCGGCGCGGTATGGCGGCGACGAGTTCGTGGTGCTGCTGACGCGAACGGACCGGGCGGGTGCGCTGCGAGTCGCCGATGCGTTGCGGGACCGGATCGAGCAGTCGGGTCGGCGGTTGGGCTTCCTGGCCGGGCAGATCACCGCCAGCGTGGGGGTCGCCGAATACGATCCGGCGCATCCGAATGAAGGACCGCTGTTGGAGCAGGCTGATCGCGCGCTGTACCTGGCCAAGTCGGCCGGCCGGAATACCGTCGCCTAG
- a CDS encoding sigma-54-dependent Fis family transcriptional regulator: MAAQVVITLADLELAVPLDRALENAGVASAVAVTADEARAAIRREHPDLLVITGALHEPSIAALASYARDHETAVLVLHEPGDRERGERLGATEIVTKPLASDDLVATVRRMVERHGLQRRTGIFGDSPPVHEVLVKIEQMAPVSSTVLIQGESGTGKELVAKAIHDLSPRRGRPFIAINCAALPETLLESELFGHEKGAFTGAAERRLGRFELADTGTIFLDEIGEIPPSVQVKLLRVLETRSFFRLGGVSPIKVDVRVVAATNRALKDQVANGAFRDDLYYRLNVLSIYLPPLRERRSDIPLLVKRFVKEFTAQHDRPFPGISGEAMQRLVNAPWPGNVRQLRNLVESMVVLAPGNEIRASDIPADINDGAVGVLPMRMPVVGTRETGGLAVGGAEFEFILRSLMELRMQVEELRRRLEDRHNPVHVIEVSEPHGVTIPVIGPSAPSGIEAIGAIGPVDPEVEEPEPETQVLYRPGMTMAEVEKATILAVLEEFRGNRRKAAQVLGIGERTLYRKLKEFDIV; this comes from the coding sequence ATGGCTGCCCAGGTTGTCATCACGCTCGCCGATCTCGAGCTGGCCGTGCCGCTCGATCGCGCCCTCGAGAACGCCGGCGTCGCGAGTGCCGTCGCCGTCACCGCCGACGAGGCGCGGGCGGCCATCCGTCGCGAGCATCCCGACCTGCTGGTGATCACCGGCGCGTTGCACGAGCCGAGCATCGCGGCCCTCGCGAGCTATGCGCGCGACCACGAGACCGCCGTGCTCGTGCTCCACGAGCCCGGTGATCGCGAGCGGGGCGAGCGCCTTGGCGCCACCGAAATCGTCACCAAGCCGCTGGCCAGTGACGACCTCGTGGCCACCGTGCGCCGCATGGTCGAGCGGCATGGCCTGCAGCGCCGGACCGGGATCTTCGGCGACTCGCCGCCGGTGCACGAGGTGCTGGTCAAGATCGAGCAGATGGCGCCGGTCTCGAGCACGGTGCTCATCCAGGGCGAGTCGGGCACCGGCAAGGAGCTCGTCGCGAAGGCGATCCACGACCTCTCGCCGCGTCGCGGCCGGCCCTTCATCGCGATCAACTGCGCCGCGCTGCCGGAGACGCTGCTCGAGAGCGAACTGTTCGGCCACGAGAAGGGCGCCTTCACCGGCGCGGCGGAACGGCGCCTCGGCCGCTTCGAGCTGGCCGATACGGGGACGATCTTCCTCGACGAGATCGGCGAGATTCCGCCGAGCGTGCAGGTCAAGCTGCTGCGCGTGCTGGAGACGCGATCCTTCTTCCGGCTCGGCGGCGTGTCACCGATCAAGGTCGACGTGCGCGTCGTCGCCGCGACGAACAGGGCGCTCAAGGACCAGGTTGCCAACGGCGCCTTCCGCGACGACCTCTACTACCGGCTCAACGTCCTCTCGATCTATCTCCCGCCGCTGCGCGAGCGGCGCAGCGACATCCCGCTGCTGGTGAAGCGCTTCGTGAAGGAGTTCACGGCGCAGCACGATCGCCCCTTTCCGGGCATCAGCGGCGAGGCGATGCAGCGGCTCGTGAATGCGCCGTGGCCCGGCAACGTCCGTCAACTGCGCAACCTGGTCGAGTCGATGGTGGTGCTCGCGCCGGGGAACGAGATCCGCGCCAGCGACATTCCCGCCGACATCAACGACGGGGCCGTCGGTGTCCTCCCGATGCGGATGCCGGTCGTCGGCACGCGCGAGACCGGTGGACTCGCGGTCGGGGGCGCCGAGTTCGAATTCATCCTCCGCTCGTTGATGGAGCTGCGGATGCAGGTCGAGGAGTTGCGCCGACGTCTGGAGGATCGCCACAACCCCGTGCATGTCATCGAGGTCTCGGAGCCGCATGGTGTCACAATTCCAGTCATTGGTCCTTCGGCGCCCTCGGGGATCGAAGCCATTGGAGCAATCGGGCCCGTCGATCCGGAGGTGGAGGAGCCCGAACCCGAGACGCAGGTGCTTTACCGGCCCGGGATGACGATGGCGGAGGTCGAAAAGGCGACGATTCTGGCGGTTTTGGAGGAATTCCGGGGCAATCGGCGGAAGGCGGCCCAGGTTCTGGGGATCGGCGAGCGGACGCTGTACCGCAAGCTGAAGGAGTTCGATATCGTCTAA
- a CDS encoding MogA/MoaB family molybdenum cofactor biosynthesis protein: MRVAVLTISDAASRGEREDRSGAAIVEWIGEHQAALAARALVPDEADQISMQLLTWSDGGAVDVILTTGGTGLAPRDVTPEATRAVLDREAPGIAEALRRAGQPAVPTAILSRGVAGARGATLIVNLPGSPGGVRDGLAALLPILHHAVRQLHGDTAH, encoded by the coding sequence ATGCGGGTGGCCGTGTTGACGATCTCCGATGCCGCGTCGCGTGGTGAGCGCGAGGACCGCTCCGGCGCGGCGATCGTCGAGTGGATCGGCGAGCATCAGGCCGCGCTCGCCGCGCGAGCGCTGGTGCCCGACGAGGCCGACCAGATCTCGATGCAACTGCTGACCTGGTCAGATGGCGGCGCGGTGGATGTGATCCTGACCACCGGGGGTACCGGTCTCGCGCCGCGCGATGTGACGCCCGAGGCGACGCGCGCCGTACTCGACCGCGAGGCGCCGGGGATCGCCGAGGCGCTGCGGCGTGCGGGCCAGCCGGCGGTGCCGACGGCGATCCTCTCGCGTGGCGTGGCCGGAGCGCGCGGCGCGACGTTGATCGTCAATCTCCCCGGCTCGCCGGGCGGCGTGCGCGACGGCCTCGCGGCGCTGCTCCCGATCCTTCACCATGCCGTGCGCCAGTTGCACGGCGACACCGCGCACTGA
- a CDS encoding aminomethyl transferase family protein has translation MTDLLTQYRALTGGAASWTAPGLGQFELTGSDAHALVNRLTTADITQLPPGRFVHALLLRDDATILGRVTIYRFPDQLMLLVDAAQKEAAWEYLVARKRGTVRMRDISDDVCVVTVRGPAAAVRLSRLLEPTPTEGGDVVGARLAGVDLFAARATLDGPEGFDFFCRLRDRASLESALKSAAVEPVGEEAWQLFRAEWGTARVGFEIDAEDTPVEAGLESQVAEGKGAPFPGETALAARRRTGAIKRLAGFSVAGDEMPPVGASVRVGGHLVDRVRSVVRSPRVGIIGMTALPTSTEAAGTPLVIEADGRSWTAEVVRRPFVSRSTPPLEPEA, from the coding sequence ATGACTGATCTCCTCACGCAGTACCGCGCCCTCACCGGGGGCGCGGCCTCCTGGACCGCACCGGGCCTTGGTCAGTTCGAACTGACCGGCTCCGACGCCCATGCCCTCGTCAACCGCCTCACCACCGCCGACATCACTCAGCTCCCGCCGGGGCGTTTCGTGCACGCGCTGCTGCTGCGCGACGATGCCACGATCCTCGGCCGCGTGACGATCTATCGCTTCCCCGACCAGCTGATGCTGCTGGTCGATGCCGCGCAAAAGGAGGCGGCGTGGGAATATCTCGTCGCCCGCAAGCGCGGCACCGTCCGCATGCGCGACATCTCCGATGATGTCTGCGTTGTCACCGTGCGCGGTCCCGCCGCCGCGGTGCGCCTCTCGCGGCTGCTCGAGCCGACGCCGACCGAGGGCGGTGACGTCGTCGGCGCGCGCCTCGCCGGCGTCGATCTCTTCGCGGCACGCGCCACGCTCGATGGCCCGGAAGGCTTCGATTTCTTCTGCCGGCTGCGCGACCGTGCCTCGCTCGAGTCCGCGCTGAAGAGCGCGGCGGTCGAACCCGTCGGCGAGGAGGCGTGGCAACTCTTTCGTGCCGAATGGGGGACCGCGCGCGTCGGGTTCGAAATCGACGCCGAGGACACGCCGGTCGAGGCGGGATTGGAATCGCAGGTGGCCGAAGGGAAGGGCGCGCCGTTCCCGGGCGAGACCGCGCTCGCCGCGCGGCGTCGCACCGGTGCGATCAAGCGGCTCGCCGGATTCAGCGTGGCCGGTGACGAGATGCCGCCCGTCGGCGCGTCGGTGCGCGTCGGCGGTCATCTGGTGGACCGCGTGCGGTCGGTGGTGCGGTCCCCACGCGTCGGCATCATCGGGATGACCGCGCTGCCCACCTCGACCGAAGCCGCGGGCACGCCGCTGGTGATCGAGGCCGACGGCCGCAGTTGGACGGCCGAGGTGGTGCGGCGTCCGTTCGTGTCACGCAGCACGCCACCGCTGGAACCCGAGGCGTGA
- the argF gene encoding ornithine carbamoyltransferase — MSPRHFLSFADITRAELRTLLDTARAMKRGEYRARPLADKHIGLIFAKSSTRTRVSFEVGTRQLGGQAIFLSARDIQLGRGEPLKDMARVLSRFVDGMMIRTFAHADVEELAAWSAVPVINGLTDLLHPCQLLADLLTIDEAIGSLDGKVVAWVGDGCNMANSWIEAAGLLGFELRIACPEGYEPDKAIYDANRTRTKIMITEDPDEAVAGAHVINTDVWVSMGQEAEIAVRKQAFKGYIVDEALLTRADPSAIVLHCLPAHRGEEISEGVLEGPQSRVWDQAENRLHAQKALLAMLFT, encoded by the coding sequence ATGTCGCCTCGTCACTTCCTCTCCTTTGCCGACATCACCCGCGCCGAGCTCCGGACCCTGCTCGACACCGCACGGGCGATGAAGCGCGGGGAATACCGGGCCCGGCCGCTCGCCGACAAGCACATCGGCCTGATCTTCGCCAAGAGCTCCACCCGCACCCGCGTCTCCTTCGAGGTCGGCACCCGCCAGCTTGGCGGACAGGCCATCTTCCTCTCGGCCCGCGACATCCAGCTCGGTCGCGGCGAACCGCTCAAGGACATGGCCCGCGTCCTCTCCCGCTTCGTCGACGGGATGATGATTCGGACCTTCGCCCACGCCGACGTCGAGGAGCTGGCCGCCTGGTCGGCCGTCCCCGTCATCAACGGCCTGACCGACCTGCTCCATCCCTGCCAGCTCCTCGCCGACCTCCTGACCATCGACGAGGCGATCGGCTCCCTCGACGGCAAGGTCGTGGCCTGGGTCGGCGACGGCTGCAACATGGCCAACTCCTGGATCGAGGCTGCCGGCCTGCTCGGCTTCGAGCTGCGGATCGCCTGCCCAGAGGGCTACGAGCCCGACAAGGCGATCTACGACGCCAACCGGACCCGCACCAAGATCATGATCACCGAGGACCCCGACGAAGCAGTCGCGGGCGCCCACGTGATCAACACCGATGTCTGGGTCTCGATGGGGCAGGAGGCCGAGATCGCCGTGCGCAAGCAGGCCTTCAAGGGCTACATCGTCGACGAGGCGCTGCTGACCCGAGCCGATCCGTCGGCGATCGTCCTCCACTGTCTTCCCGCGCATCGCGGCGAGGAGATCAGCGAGGGTGTGCTCGAAGGGCCACAGTCGCGCGTCTGGGATCAGGCAGAGAATCGACTCCACGCCCAGAAGGCCTTACTTGCGATGCTCTTTACATGA
- a CDS encoding 6-bladed beta-propeller: MSVLRASAAALLFAIPFTQAPAQTPALWPVGAKPSVAIGVEEGELEYEFSGVTGVRKLPNGMVVVANTKPLELRLFDAKGKFVRRIGRSGNGPGEFRGDLRPRRFDCRLR, encoded by the coding sequence ATGTCCGTCCTCCGTGCGTCCGCCGCCGCCCTCCTGTTCGCGATTCCCTTCACGCAGGCGCCCGCCCAAACGCCGGCGCTCTGGCCGGTCGGCGCCAAGCCTTCCGTGGCCATTGGTGTCGAGGAGGGTGAGCTCGAGTACGAATTCTCTGGCGTGACCGGGGTGCGCAAGCTGCCCAACGGCATGGTGGTGGTCGCCAACACCAAGCCACTGGAACTTCGACTCTTCGATGCCAAGGGGAAGTTTGTCCGTCGGATCGGGCGCTCAGGGAATGGTCCGGGCGAATTCCGTGGCGACCTCCGGCCCCGGCGATTTGATTGTCGTCTTCGTTAG
- the hslU gene encoding ATP-dependent protease ATPase subunit HslU, with the protein MTTPPTPDAELPPPLPWLEELPPRQIVAELDRYIVGQGAAKKAIAIAIRNRWRRGQAPEGIRDEITPSNIILIGPTGVGKTEIARRLARLAGAPFVKVEATKFTEVGYVGRDVEAMIRDLVDAAISLVRAEREDEVFPQAEQRAIERVLDLLLPASDGDADDAALAKRQAASREKLKAMLLDGKLDDREVEVEVMPANYPNPDAMRAPDGMDAPESSFADWLMDMLPKKPKRRLVKVPDARRILEDEELRAMVDMDDTVSEALDRVENHGIVFIDEIDKIAGEKGTSGPDVSRQGVQRDLLPIVEGSTVQTRYGHVRTDHILFVAAGAFHVTKPSDLIPELQGRFPIRVELEPLTEKDFVRILTEPENSLTRQYAALVAAEGCVLEFSDEAVSELARIAWLANDRMENIGARRLHTVMSTLLEDILFDLPDGGKTTKLKLDGAAVRERLASVVQDDDLRKYIL; encoded by the coding sequence ATGACGACTCCCCCGACCCCCGACGCTGAATTGCCCCCGCCGCTGCCCTGGCTGGAGGAGCTGCCACCGCGCCAAATCGTGGCGGAGCTCGACCGCTACATCGTCGGGCAGGGGGCGGCGAAGAAGGCGATTGCGATCGCGATCCGGAACCGCTGGCGCCGCGGGCAGGCGCCCGAGGGGATCCGCGACGAGATCACGCCGAGCAACATCATCCTGATCGGTCCGACGGGTGTGGGCAAGACGGAGATCGCTCGGCGGCTGGCGCGGCTGGCGGGGGCGCCGTTCGTAAAGGTCGAGGCGACGAAGTTCACCGAGGTGGGCTACGTCGGTCGCGATGTCGAGGCGATGATCCGCGACCTGGTCGACGCGGCCATTTCATTGGTGCGCGCCGAGCGCGAGGACGAGGTCTTTCCGCAGGCGGAGCAGCGGGCGATCGAGCGCGTGCTCGACCTGCTCTTGCCCGCGAGCGATGGCGATGCTGATGATGCCGCGCTCGCGAAGCGGCAGGCGGCGTCGCGCGAGAAGCTCAAGGCGATGCTGCTCGACGGGAAGCTCGACGACAGGGAAGTCGAGGTCGAGGTGATGCCGGCGAACTATCCGAACCCCGACGCGATGCGTGCGCCGGACGGGATGGATGCGCCGGAGTCGTCGTTTGCCGATTGGCTGATGGACATGCTGCCGAAGAAGCCGAAGCGGCGGTTGGTGAAGGTGCCCGATGCGCGGCGGATCCTCGAGGACGAGGAGCTGCGCGCGATGGTCGACATGGACGACACCGTCTCCGAGGCGCTCGACCGGGTCGAGAATCACGGCATCGTCTTCATCGACGAGATCGACAAGATCGCCGGCGAGAAGGGAACCAGCGGGCCTGACGTGTCGCGGCAGGGTGTGCAGCGCGATCTCCTCCCGATCGTCGAGGGGAGCACGGTGCAGACGCGCTATGGCCATGTGCGGACCGACCACATCCTCTTCGTGGCGGCGGGCGCCTTCCACGTGACGAAGCCGAGCGACTTGATCCCGGAGTTGCAGGGGCGCTTCCCGATCCGGGTGGAGCTGGAGCCGCTGACCGAGAAGGACTTCGTCCGGATCCTCACCGAGCCGGAGAATTCGCTCACGCGGCAGTACGCCGCGCTGGTGGCGGCCGAGGGGTGCGTGCTGGAGTTCTCGGACGAGGCGGTGAGCGAGCTGGCGCGGATTGCCTGGCTGGCGAACGACCGGATGGAGAATATCGGCGCGCGACGGCTGCACACGGTGATGTCGACGCTGCTCGAGGACATCCTCTTCGACCTGCCCGACGGCGGCAAGACGACCAAGCTCAAGCTGGACGGGGCGGCGGTGCGGGAGCGGCTGGCGAGTGTGGTGCAGGACGATGATTTGCGGAAGTACATTCTGTAG
- the hslV gene encoding ATP-dependent protease subunit HslV codes for MLTTFHGTTILAVRKDGRLALGGDGQVSIGDTIMKGHAVKVRALKGGRILAGFAGSVADALTLFERFEEKFDRYPGNLTRAATELAKDWRSDRYLRRLEALLVVADLDHVFLLSGTGELIEPDDGILAVGSGGTYALAAARALLPDERLSARQIVERSLGIAAEICVYTNTSLTILELPQ; via the coding sequence ATGCTGACGACTTTTCACGGTACGACAATCCTAGCCGTCCGGAAGGATGGCCGCTTGGCCCTGGGCGGCGACGGCCAGGTCTCGATCGGCGACACGATCATGAAGGGACACGCCGTGAAGGTCCGGGCGCTCAAGGGCGGGCGAATCCTCGCCGGCTTCGCAGGGTCGGTGGCCGACGCCCTGACGCTCTTCGAGCGCTTCGAGGAGAAGTTCGACCGCTACCCCGGCAACCTGACCCGCGCGGCGACGGAGCTGGCCAAGGATTGGCGCAGCGATCGCTACCTGCGCCGGCTCGAGGCGCTGCTGGTCGTCGCCGATCTCGACCACGTCTTCCTGCTCAGCGGGACCGGCGAACTGATCGAGCCCGACGACGGTATCCTCGCTGTCGGCTCCGGTGGCACTTACGCCCTCGCCGCCGCCCGCGCCCTCCTCCCCGACGAGCGCCTCTCGGCGCGGCAGATCGTCGAGCGGAGTCTGGGGATTGCAGCGGAGATCTGCGTGTATACGAATACGAGTCTGACGATTTTGGAGTTGCCGCAGTAG
- a CDS encoding glycosyltransferase family 39 protein: protein MKSRQHRLWPVLVVVLIVGAMALRAATLLRYDLWYDELYSVFTALGDLPQLWASAVADRVHPPLFYLTLWGWLKLVEPTPAALRLLPLGLYVAAILASWWAAAALSPRGRAVTALAVAVSPIVFEAGAELRGNILLVTLLALAIGAVRRLTTPEGHRPADRAILVAAAVAATWTHYFAWPSVLAVVLILARRGRWRDGLLVGGAAVLAAIPWAVALAAKSRSTVGIQLAWSHPPTLHDALLLPGTMLADRTPAIAMAVAALLGWLLLANAVRTPAQRDLALLVVAPPVAILAGGLVFGVGLWDPRYLIGAVVPLALLIGEWSDTPHRGAALSTAAVLALSAWGAFTPATWRLPWRTVTETLLTRAPRQPIYVFDGFTALPLRYYARMAGEALAVPEIKQWPDGATPAGWLLLRPSSFPTGPSAPERLRAAGRVMPSLRSG, encoded by the coding sequence GTGAAAAGTCGTCAGCATCGTCTCTGGCCCGTCCTCGTGGTGGTGCTGATCGTCGGCGCCATGGCGCTCCGCGCGGCGACCCTGCTCCGTTACGACCTCTGGTATGACGAACTTTACTCGGTATTCACGGCTTTGGGCGACCTCCCCCAGCTCTGGGCGTCGGCCGTGGCCGACCGGGTCCACCCTCCGCTCTTCTATCTGACCCTCTGGGGCTGGCTCAAGCTGGTCGAGCCGACCCCGGCCGCGCTCCGCCTCCTCCCCCTCGGTCTCTACGTCGCCGCGATCCTCGCCAGCTGGTGGGCCGCGGCCGCGCTGTCACCGAGGGGCCGTGCCGTGACTGCCCTCGCCGTGGCGGTCTCGCCGATCGTCTTCGAGGCCGGCGCCGAGTTGCGGGGGAACATCCTGCTGGTGACGCTGCTGGCGCTCGCCATCGGGGCCGTGCGCCGCCTCACGACGCCCGAGGGCCATCGGCCGGCCGATCGCGCCATCCTGGTCGCCGCGGCAGTCGCGGCCACCTGGACCCACTACTTCGCCTGGCCGAGTGTCCTCGCGGTGGTCCTGATCCTCGCCCGTCGGGGTCGCTGGCGCGATGGTCTGCTGGTCGGTGGCGCCGCCGTGCTCGCGGCGATCCCCTGGGCCGTCGCACTCGCCGCCAAATCTCGCAGCACCGTCGGCATCCAGCTCGCGTGGAGCCATCCGCCCACGCTCCACGATGCGCTGCTCCTCCCCGGCACGATGCTCGCCGATCGCACGCCAGCGATCGCGATGGCCGTCGCCGCACTGCTTGGCTGGCTGCTCCTCGCGAACGCCGTGCGCACGCCGGCCCAGCGCGATCTCGCCCTGCTGGTCGTCGCCCCGCCAGTGGCCATCCTCGCCGGCGGGCTGGTCTTCGGCGTCGGGCTCTGGGACCCGCGCTACCTGATTGGCGCTGTGGTGCCGCTGGCGTTGCTGATCGGCGAATGGAGTGACACGCCGCATCGCGGTGCCGCGCTCTCCACCGCGGCCGTCCTCGCCCTCTCCGCGTGGGGTGCCTTCACCCCGGCAACCTGGCGACTGCCTTGGCGCACCGTGACGGAGACGCTGCTGACTCGCGCGCCTCGGCAGCCCATCTACGTCTTCGACGGCTTCACTGCCCTGCCGCTCCGCTACTACGCCCGCATGGCCGGCGAAGCACTCGCCGTCCCCGAGATCAAGCAGTGGCCCGACGGGGCGACGCCGGCCGGTTGGCTGCTGCTGCGTCCGAGCAGCTTCCCAACCGGGCCGAGCGCGCCGGAGCGACTGCGAGCGGCAGGGCGGGTCATGCCGTCGCTTCGCTCAGGATGA
- a CDS encoding tyrosine recombinase XerC: protein MREFLEHLEKARDQSPNTLVAYGRDLDAFTEFLTRRAAGAAWSFEKVDRLALRGFLGELERRGLARRSAARTLSAIRSFYKWLHVHHDVDIPAIRAAKLPRLEKRLPGYLLQEQITRLFAFAEEQAASGELDDVRDLAMLELFYSSGLRLSELRGLDLDRLDLLSDQVKVVGKGRKERIVPLGARASRALRQYLNLRETVIRLPGADKPAVFVGRRGKRLSPVTIQRRMHRFYDAIGADGMVTHSMRHTFATHLLDGGADLRAVQELLGHASLSTTQIYTHTSVERLKQVYRDAHPRGKTVRGEG, encoded by the coding sequence GTGCGCGAGTTCCTCGAGCACCTGGAGAAGGCGCGTGACCAATCGCCCAACACCCTCGTCGCCTACGGCCGCGACCTCGACGCCTTCACCGAATTCCTGACGCGCCGCGCGGCTGGGGCGGCGTGGAGCTTCGAAAAGGTCGACCGCCTCGCGCTCCGCGGCTTCCTCGGCGAACTCGAACGCCGCGGCCTGGCTCGGCGCTCGGCCGCCCGCACCCTCTCCGCGATCCGCTCCTTCTACAAGTGGCTCCACGTCCACCACGACGTCGACATCCCCGCGATCCGCGCGGCGAAGTTGCCGCGCCTGGAGAAGCGGCTGCCGGGTTATCTGCTGCAGGAGCAGATCACCCGGCTCTTTGCGTTTGCCGAGGAGCAGGCGGCGTCGGGCGAACTCGACGACGTGCGCGACCTCGCGATGCTGGAGCTCTTCTATTCGTCGGGGCTGCGGCTCTCGGAGCTGCGTGGGTTGGACCTGGATCGGCTCGACTTGCTCAGCGATCAGGTCAAGGTCGTCGGCAAGGGGCGCAAGGAGCGGATCGTCCCGCTGGGTGCGCGCGCGTCACGAGCGCTGCGGCAATACCTGAACCTGCGCGAGACCGTGATCCGCCTGCCGGGTGCCGACAAACCGGCGGTGTTTGTTGGGCGGCGCGGCAAGCGGCTCTCGCCGGTCACCATCCAGCGGCGGATGCACCGCTTCTACGACGCGATCGGCGCCGACGGGATGGTGACGCACTCGATGCGGCACACCTTTGCCACGCACTTGCTGGATGGCGGCGCCGACCTGCGCGCGGTGCAGGAGCTGCTCGGCCATGCCTCGCTCAGCACGACGCAGATCTACACGCATACGTCGGTGGAGCGGTTGAAGCAGGTGTATCGGGATGCGCATCCGAGAGGGAAGACGGTGAGGGGTGAGGGGTGA